The DNA region CGGAAACCGACGAACCCGGCTGCGCGCTTGTCCAGGCCCAGCACTTTGATCTGAAAGCCGATAAAACTGCGTTGCAGCAAAACCCAGACCGCCACCAGTGCCAGCAGCGCGAAGTACACGCCGATGTGCGCGCGGCCATCTTCCATCAACAGCGGCAGACGGCTGGCGTCGCCGAAGGTCGCGGACTCCGGGAAGTTCATGCCCGCCGGGTCTTTGAGTGGCCCATGCACGAAATACAACAGCAGGTTGAGCGCGATGTAATTGAGCATGATGCTGGTGAGGATTTCGTTAGCGTTGAAATGCGTGCGCAGCCACGCCGTGACGCCTGCCCATGCCGCGCCAGCCAGGGTCCCGGCCAGCAGCACCATGACCAGTGCCCAGCGGCTCTCCATTTCGATGATATTCACCGCCACAGCGCTGCCTGCCAGCGCGCCGAGCAGCAACTGGCCTTCGGCACCGATGTTCCAGATACGTGCCTGATAGGCGACCGCCAAGCCCAGCGCGCAGAGCAGGATCGGCAGGGTCTTGACCATCAATTCCGACAGGCCGTACCAATCGCTGACCGGTGCGATCAGCAAGGTATGCAGCGTCACCCATGGGTCCAGGCCGAGACCGATGAACAGCAGTGAGCCGCACACCAGTGTCAGGACGGCGGCCAGCAACGGGGAGCACCACAGCATGGCGCGCGATTGCTGGCCGCGCGGTTCCAGAGAAAGCAGCATGTTTTGCTCCGTTAACCCGGC from Pseudomonas syringae includes:
- a CDS encoding ABC transporter permease; amino-acid sequence: MLLSLEPRGQQSRAMLWCSPLLAAVLTLVCGSLLFIGLGLDPWVTLHTLLIAPVSDWYGLSELMVKTLPILLCALGLAVAYQARIWNIGAEGQLLLGALAGSAVAVNIIEMESRWALVMVLLAGTLAGAAWAGVTAWLRTHFNANEILTSIMLNYIALNLLLYFVHGPLKDPAGMNFPESATFGDASRLPLLMEDGRAHIGVYFALLALVAVWVLLQRSFIGFQIKVLGLDKRAAGFVGFREKQLVWLALLISGGLAGLAGVSEVTGPIGQLVPQVSPGYGYAAITVAFLGRLNPIGILFSSLLIALLYLGGESAQMTLNLPLAITQLFQGMMLFFLLACDVLILYRPRLKQRWAKRQMTPVTGAA